A genomic window from Anopheles ziemanni chromosome X, idAnoZiCoDA_A2_x.2, whole genome shotgun sequence includes:
- the LOC131291245 gene encoding C-signal produces MKSILITGCNRGLGLGLVKALVGLPTSRPTHIIATYRDPGTSGELLELAKQHSSIIPLQFDVKNFDRYEEFAKSVESALQGDGLNVLFNNAGISPKSTRLNFTKSDDLVDTFVTNTVAPIMMTKAFVPLLRKASEGNKDASVGSHRACIVNMSSILGSIEANVDGGLYGYRTSKAALNAATKSMSIDLKANKIMAVAMHPGWVQTDMGGTKAPLTVEQSCTGMVNTLLSLNESHNAGFLQYDGKKLPW; encoded by the exons ATGAAGAGCATTCTCATTACCGGCTGCAACCGTGGCCTCGGATTGGGACTTGTTAAGGCTCTCGTTGGGTTGCCGACCTCGCGTCCCACACACATCATTGCAACATATCGTGATCCGGGGACATCGGGG gaGCTGTTAGAGCTGGCCAAACAGCATTCCAGCATCATCCCTTTGCAATTTG ATGTGAAAAATTTCGACCGCTATGAGGAGTTTGCCAAATCCGTTGAATCGGCCCTGCAGGGAGACGGTTTGAACGTGCTATTCAACAACGCCGGTATTTCTCCCAAGTCGACTCGGTTGAATTTCACGAAAAGCGACGACCTGGTGGACACGTTCGTCACCAATACGGTGGCGCCGATAATGATGACTAAGGCGTTTGTGCCGTTGCTGCGGAAAGCATCGGAAGGCAACAAAGATGCATCGGTCGGGTCGCATCGCGCCTGCATCGTCAACATGAGCTCGATTCTCGGCTCCATTGAGGCAAACGTAGACGGCGGTCTGTACGGATACCGAACTTCGAAGGCAGCACTGAACGCAGCTACTAAGTCCATGAGCATTGATCTGAAGGCGAACAAAATTATGGCCGTTGCGATGCACCCCGGTTGGGTCCAAACTGATATGGGTGGCACAAAGGCTCCATTGACGGTGGAGCAGAGCTGCACTGGCATGGTAAACACATTACTTTCCCTCAATGAGTCACACAATGCCGGATTTCTGCAGTACGATGGCAAAAAGTTGCCATGGTAG
- the LOC131290426 gene encoding arf-GAP with coiled-coil, ANK repeat and PH domain-containing protein 2 translates to MAQCKIDFGECLKDSPKFRLRLEQEESEIEHLEVRLEKIIKACSAAVDSGKEYIRHQSTFATSLWELQRHFQDSKNSTNALAQLIQLLQEMNKFHTTLLDQANRTVLKDLTGFLKRDIREVKEYRQIFAKVSENLDAAVYKNSQVSRGRPADIVEAENLLSATKSCFNHTALDYVNYITLLQNRKRHEILATLLSYLQACSTYFHQGSDLCEDYGSFFKTLVDEIGLMRSEYGVLDKHMQNRHMCVNDAARTGDGGDNHPSDGDPTLAGSSYSESEGGVDGGGGGGNRGSGSASGSDHRHPGYMEGYLFKRTSNAFKTWNRRWFCMRDNQLFYRKRTGEEQPTVMEEDLRLCTVRPLADSDRRFCFEVISPTKSHILQADSEAMMSAWIRALQKGIDSAIQHNSPYSNDMRGRAGVSGGGGGGAGSGGGAVGGGAGGAGGGARGGGEYSRGSADGGGGDAGGRDRASRGSDGTRKGYKKINWTQMLKIPGNSRCADCGNADPRWASINLGITLCIACSGVHRSLGVHYSKVRSLTLDVWEPEILRVMIELGNDVINRVYEGNTARLARFDRATDNCEIAVREAWIRAKYIERRFVVPLEGLGGLPVGLPDDSSTSSSTLSFKSIGADSSKFPEKWSIKKLRRRSYRQLLRRPHRGVGVAPSGTTVPVTNLDDDDDDDGDDEREKEADSCERLEDEDDGEPGGSRAVPDADEKDVRGELVPKQFADILLIGDSILTNDHHLPDEDLLLLNSDQESTSGEEDNAIMACEELERLSPNYLLYKAASGHNLPVMSQALALGADKSWVNADDADRTPLHAAVLSGSVMSCEFLLLNGASINATDRHGRTALHLAAEQGSAAQAYLLLKHKAQYDIADVDGRRPIDIAVEKEDADIVTLLRLTLLNDEIGSGEDGDSYTGGDSTYVAVMNEFSHLASNQPQRLQRNRHQQQQQQQQQQQQQLRQQHVNADISSTVTVAVTDLDAPLTEPNEKA, encoded by the exons ATGGCACAGTGCAAGATCGATTTCGGGGAGTGTCTTAAAGACTCGCCCAAGTTCAG GTTGCGACTTGAGCAGGAGGAGAGCGAGATCGAGCACCTGGAGGTGCGGCTGGAGAAGATCATCAAAGCTTGCAGTGCGGCGGTGGACAGCGGCAAGGAGTACATCCGCCATCAGAGCACGTTCGCCACCTCGCTGTGGGAGCTGCAGCGGCACTTCCAGGACAGCAAGAACTCGACGAACGCGCTGGCCCAGCTCATCCAGCTGCTGCAGGAGATGAACAAGTTTCATACGACGCTGCTCGATCAGGCCAACCGGACTGTGCTGAAGGACCTCACCGGCTTCCTGAAGCGCGACATCCGTGAGGTGAAAGAGTACCGGCAGATCTTTGCCAAGGTGTCCGAGAACCTGGACGCGGCCGTGTACAAGAACTCGCAGGTCAGCCGCGGCCGCCCGGCGGACATCGTCGAGGCGGAGAACCTGCTATCGGCGACGAAGAGCTGCTTCAATCACACGGCGCTCGACTACGTCAACTACATCACGCTGTTGCAGAACCGCAAGCGCCACGAGATACTGGCGACGCTTCTGAGCTACCTGCAGGCGTGCAGCACCTACTTCCACCAGGGCTCGGACCTGTGTGAGGACTATGGCTCGTTCTTCAAGACGCTCGTCGACGAGATCGGTCTCATGCGCAGCGAGTACGGTGTGCTCGACAAGCACATGCAAAACCGGCACATGTGCGTCAACGACGCGGCCCGGACAGGCGACGGTGGTGACAATCATCCTTCCGACGGTGACCCCACGCTGGCCGGGAGTAGTTATTCAGAGTCGGAAGGTGGCgttgacggtggtggtggtggtggcaacCGGGGAAGTGGTAGCGCCAGTGGAAGCGATCACCGCCATCCGGGCTACATGGAGGGCTACCTGTTCAAGCGCACCTCGAACGCGTTCAAAACCTGGAACAGGCGGTGGTTTTGCATGCGCGATAATCAGCTGTTCTACCGGAAGCGCACCGGCGAGGAGCAGCCGACCGTGATGGAGGAGGATCTACGGCTCTGCACCGTGCGCCCGTTGGCCGACTCCGATCGACGCTTCTGCTTTGAGGTGATTTCACCGACCAA ATCGCACATCCTGCAAGCCGACTCGGAGGCGATGATGAGCGCGTGGATCAGGGCACTGCAGAAGGGCATCGATTCCGCCATCCAGCACAACAGCCCGTACAGTAACGATATGCGAGGCCGGGCCGGCGTtagtggcggtggtggcggaggGGCCGGCAGTGGCGGCGGAGCTGTCGGTGGAGGTGCGGGAGGAGCGGGCGGGGGTgcccgaggaggaggagagtaCTCGCGCGGTTCGGCGGATGGGGGCGGAGGAGATGCGGGCGGACGCGACCGGGCAAGCCGTGGTTCCGATGGCACCCGGAAAGGCTACAAGAAAAT CAACTGGACCCAGATGCTGAAGATCCCGGGCAACTCGCGGTGCGCGGACTGCGGCAACGCGGATCCGCGCTGGGCCTCGATCAATCTCGGTATCACGCTGTGCATCGCGTGCTCAGGCGTGCATCGGAGCCTGGGCGTGCACTACAGCAAGGTGCGCTCGCTGACGCTGGACGTGTGGGAGCCGGAGATACTGCGCGTGATGATCGAGCTCGGCAACGACGTGATCAACCGGGTGTACGAGGGGAATACGGCGCGGCTGGCGCGGTTCGACCGCGCGACGGACAACTGCGAGATCGCGGTGCGCGAGGCGTGGATCCGGGCGAAGTACATCGAGCGGCGGTTCGTGGTGCCGCTGGAGGGGCTCGGCGGGCTGCCAGTGGGCCTGCCGGACGACAGTAGCACCTCGTCGTCGACGCTGTCGTTCAAGAGCATCGGCGCGGACAGCTCAAAGTTCCCGGAGAAGTGGAGCATCAAGAAGCTGCGCCGTCGCAGCTACCGTCAGCTGCTTAGACGCCCGCACCGGGGCGTAGGTGTGGCCCCCAGCGGCACGACCGTTCCAGTCACCAACctggatgacgatgacgacgacgacggcgacgatgagCGGGAGAAAGAAGCCGACAGCTGCGAGCGGCTGGAAGATGAGGATGATGGAGAGCCGGGTGGGTCACGGGCCGTGCCGGACGCGGACGAGAAGGACGTGCGGGGCGAGCTGGTGCCGAAACAGTTCGCCGACATCCTGCTGATCGGTGACAGCATCCTCACCAACGACCACCACCTGCCGGACGAGGACCTGTTGCTGCTGAACTCGGACCAAGAGTCGACCAGCGGCGAGGAGGACAACGCAATCATGGCGTGCGAGGAGCTCGAGCGTCTGTCGCCCAACTATCTACTGTACAAGGCGGCCAGCGGCCACAACCTGCCGGTGATGAGCCAGGCGCTCGCGCTCGGCGCCGACAAGAGCTGGGTGAACGCGGACGACGCCGACCGAACGCCGCTGCACGCCGCCGTCCTGTCCGGCTCGGTCATGTCGTGCGAGTTCCTGCTGCTGAACGGCGCCTCCATCAACGCGACCGACCGGCACGGCCGCACCGCGCTCCATCTCGCCGCCGAGCAGGGTTCTGCCGCCCAGGCCTACCTGCTGCTCAAGCACAAGGCGCAGTACGACATCGCCGACGTCGACGGGCGCCGGCCGATCGACATCGCGGTCGAGAAGGAGGACGCCGACATCGTCACGCTGCTGCGGCTCACCCTGCTGAACGACGAGATCGGCTCGGGCGAGGACGGTGACTCCTACACCGGCGGTGACTCCACCTACGTCGCCGTCATGAACGAGTTTTCCCATCTCGCCAGCAACCAACCGCAGCGCCTCCAACGCAATcgtcatcagcaacagcagcaacagcagcaacagcaacagcagcaactgcGCCAGCAGCACGTCAACGCCGACATCTCCTCCACCGTCACCGTTGCCGTCACCGATCTCGATGCACCGCTGACCGAACCAAACGAAAAAGCATAg
- the LOC131291244 gene encoding thioredoxin reductase 1, mitochondrial-like isoform X1 — protein sequence MTVRQVRYFRTQSTAMFSKENFDYDLVVIGGGSGGLACAKQAVQLGAKVAVLDYVQPSPRGTKWGLGGTCVNVGCIPKKLMHQASLLGEAIHDSQPYGWQFTDPASVRHDWEKLTESVQNHVKSVNWVTRVDLRDQKVEYVNGLGHFKDAHTVVAVLKNKTERELRAKHVVIAVGGRPRYPDIPGALEYGITSDDIFSLPHAPGKTLCVGAGYIGLECAGFLKGLGYDVSVMVRSILLRGFDQQMATMIGDSMVERGIRFHHRTRPLAVEKQADGRLLVRYETATEDGQTQTGEEVFDTVLFAIGRQAETGTLHLENAGVATAEGGKSDKLDVAMPDHQTNVPHVHAVGDVLYRKPELTPVAIHAGRIIARRLFGGSDETMDYRDVATTVFTPLEYGCVGSSEEDAEAAHGKDNIEVYHAYYKPTEFFVPQRSVRYCYLKAVALREGDQRVLGLHFLGPVAGEVIQGFAAALKCGLTMKVLRNTVGIHPTVAEEFTRLAITKSSGLDPTPATCCS from the exons ATGACTGTACGGCAGGTTCGATATTTCCGTACACAGTCTACAGCGATGTTTTCGA AGGAAAACTTCGATTATGATCTGGTGGTGATTGGAGGCGGTTCCGGTGGGCTTGCCTGCGCTAAACAGGCCGTTCAGCTGGGAGCTAAGGTGGCGGTGCTAGACTACGTGCAGCCGTCGCCACGCGGAACCAAGTGGGGCCTCGGTGGAACCTGTGTGAACGTGGGCTGCATTCCGAAAAAGCTAATGCACCAGGCGTCGCTGCTGGGTGAGGCGATCCATGATTCACAGCCGTACGGATGGCAGTTTACCGACCCGGCCTCGGTGCGCCACGACTGGGAGAAACTGACCGAGTCGGTACAGAATCACGTCAAGTCGGTCAACTGGGTGACGCGTGTGGACCTGCGCGACCAGAAGGTGGAGTACGTGAACGGGCTCGGTCACTTTAAGGATGCGCACACGGTGGTGGCGGTATTGAAGAACAAGACGGAACGCGAATTGCGCGCAAAACACGTGGTCATTGCGGTCGGTGGCCGACCCCGCTATCCGGACATTCCCGGTGCCCTCGAGTACGGCATAACGAGCGATGATATCTTCAGCCTGCCGCACGCCCCCGGCAAGACGCTGTGCGTTGGTGCCGGTTACATCGGTTTGGAGTGTGCCGGTTTCCTGAAGGGACTGGGCTACGATGTGAGCGTGATGGTGCGATCGATTCTGCTGCGTGGCTTCGACCAGCAGATGGCTACGATGATTGGCGACTCGATGGTGGAACGCGGCATCCGCTTCCATCACCGCACACGCCCGCTAGCCGTTGAAAAGCAGGCGGATGGGCGCCTGTTGGTGCGTTACGAGACAGCAACCGAGGACGGGCAGACACAGACGGGCGAGGAAGTCTTCGATACGGTGCTGTTCGCCATCGGGCGTCAAGCGGAGACAGGTACGCTGCACCTAGAGAACGCTGGGGTTGCCACGGCCGAAGGCGGCAAGTCGGATAAGCTGGACGTGGCCATGCCGGACCATCAGACCAACGTCCCACACGTGCACGCCGTCGGTGACGTTCTGTATCGCAAGCCGGAACTGACGCCAGTCGCTATCCACGCGGGCCGCATCATTGCACGCCGGCTTTTCGGCGGATCGGACGAAACGATGGACTACCGCGACGTCGCCACCACCGTCTTCACGCCGCTCGAGTACGGCTGCGTCGGTTCGAGCGAGGAGGACGCCGAAGCGGCCCACGGCAAGGATAACATCGAAGTGTACCACGCCTACTACAAGCCGACCGAGTTCTTCGTGCCGCAGCGCTCCGTACGCTACTGCTATCTGAAGGCGGTGGCGCTGCGCGAAGGCGACCAGCGCGTACTCGGTTTGCACTTCCTCGGCCCGGTCGCCGGCGAGGTCATCCAGGGCTTCGCGGCCGCCCTCAAATGTGGGCTCACGATGAAGGTGCTCCGCAACACGGTCGGCATCCATCCGACGGTCGCGGAGGAGTTCACGCGGCTCGCGATCACCAAGAGCTCCGGGCTAGATCCGACTCCGGCCACCTGCTGCAGCTAA
- the LOC131291244 gene encoding thioredoxin reductase 1, mitochondrial-like isoform X2 has product MAPLNQENFDYDLVVIGGGSGGLACAKQAVQLGAKVAVLDYVQPSPRGTKWGLGGTCVNVGCIPKKLMHQASLLGEAIHDSQPYGWQFTDPASVRHDWEKLTESVQNHVKSVNWVTRVDLRDQKVEYVNGLGHFKDAHTVVAVLKNKTERELRAKHVVIAVGGRPRYPDIPGALEYGITSDDIFSLPHAPGKTLCVGAGYIGLECAGFLKGLGYDVSVMVRSILLRGFDQQMATMIGDSMVERGIRFHHRTRPLAVEKQADGRLLVRYETATEDGQTQTGEEVFDTVLFAIGRQAETGTLHLENAGVATAEGGKSDKLDVAMPDHQTNVPHVHAVGDVLYRKPELTPVAIHAGRIIARRLFGGSDETMDYRDVATTVFTPLEYGCVGSSEEDAEAAHGKDNIEVYHAYYKPTEFFVPQRSVRYCYLKAVALREGDQRVLGLHFLGPVAGEVIQGFAAALKCGLTMKVLRNTVGIHPTVAEEFTRLAITKSSGLDPTPATCCS; this is encoded by the exons ATGGCGCCTTTGAATC AGGAAAACTTCGATTATGATCTGGTGGTGATTGGAGGCGGTTCCGGTGGGCTTGCCTGCGCTAAACAGGCCGTTCAGCTGGGAGCTAAGGTGGCGGTGCTAGACTACGTGCAGCCGTCGCCACGCGGAACCAAGTGGGGCCTCGGTGGAACCTGTGTGAACGTGGGCTGCATTCCGAAAAAGCTAATGCACCAGGCGTCGCTGCTGGGTGAGGCGATCCATGATTCACAGCCGTACGGATGGCAGTTTACCGACCCGGCCTCGGTGCGCCACGACTGGGAGAAACTGACCGAGTCGGTACAGAATCACGTCAAGTCGGTCAACTGGGTGACGCGTGTGGACCTGCGCGACCAGAAGGTGGAGTACGTGAACGGGCTCGGTCACTTTAAGGATGCGCACACGGTGGTGGCGGTATTGAAGAACAAGACGGAACGCGAATTGCGCGCAAAACACGTGGTCATTGCGGTCGGTGGCCGACCCCGCTATCCGGACATTCCCGGTGCCCTCGAGTACGGCATAACGAGCGATGATATCTTCAGCCTGCCGCACGCCCCCGGCAAGACGCTGTGCGTTGGTGCCGGTTACATCGGTTTGGAGTGTGCCGGTTTCCTGAAGGGACTGGGCTACGATGTGAGCGTGATGGTGCGATCGATTCTGCTGCGTGGCTTCGACCAGCAGATGGCTACGATGATTGGCGACTCGATGGTGGAACGCGGCATCCGCTTCCATCACCGCACACGCCCGCTAGCCGTTGAAAAGCAGGCGGATGGGCGCCTGTTGGTGCGTTACGAGACAGCAACCGAGGACGGGCAGACACAGACGGGCGAGGAAGTCTTCGATACGGTGCTGTTCGCCATCGGGCGTCAAGCGGAGACAGGTACGCTGCACCTAGAGAACGCTGGGGTTGCCACGGCCGAAGGCGGCAAGTCGGATAAGCTGGACGTGGCCATGCCGGACCATCAGACCAACGTCCCACACGTGCACGCCGTCGGTGACGTTCTGTATCGCAAGCCGGAACTGACGCCAGTCGCTATCCACGCGGGCCGCATCATTGCACGCCGGCTTTTCGGCGGATCGGACGAAACGATGGACTACCGCGACGTCGCCACCACCGTCTTCACGCCGCTCGAGTACGGCTGCGTCGGTTCGAGCGAGGAGGACGCCGAAGCGGCCCACGGCAAGGATAACATCGAAGTGTACCACGCCTACTACAAGCCGACCGAGTTCTTCGTGCCGCAGCGCTCCGTACGCTACTGCTATCTGAAGGCGGTGGCGCTGCGCGAAGGCGACCAGCGCGTACTCGGTTTGCACTTCCTCGGCCCGGTCGCCGGCGAGGTCATCCAGGGCTTCGCGGCCGCCCTCAAATGTGGGCTCACGATGAAGGTGCTCCGCAACACGGTCGGCATCCATCCGACGGTCGCGGAGGAGTTCACGCGGCTCGCGATCACCAAGAGCTCCGGGCTAGATCCGACTCCGGCCACCTGCTGCAGCTAA